A region from the Lycium barbarum isolate Lr01 chromosome 8, ASM1917538v2, whole genome shotgun sequence genome encodes:
- the LOC132607730 gene encoding uncharacterized protein LOC132607730: MQNLNKSLVTTLVYAKCNEVERLHLWDDIYQVAYSINLPWLVGGDFNVVLHEEEKIGGIPIQSQDYEDFASCVNSCELMETNFKGSHFTWWNGRGGSDYIFERLDRFFISQHSQQWFAHVEVEHLSRTGSDHAPLLISLGEQSQKFIRPFRFLKFCTEHQDFLNILIIRDEIVRIKGDLFEDDPSPLNIIVLQQAQVELKKYLQFEEEFWRQKANVTWFAEGDRNT, translated from the exons ATGCAAAATTTG AATAAGTCTTTGGTTACTACATTAGTATATGCTAAATGTAATGAAGTTGAAAGACTGCATCTATGGGATGACATTTATCAAGTGGCTTATTCAATTAATCTTCCGTGGTTAGttggaggagatttcaatgtaGTGTTGCATGAAGAAGAGAAGATTGGAGGAATTCCCATTCAGTCTCAAGATTATGAAGATTTTGCATCCTGTGTAAATTCTTGTGAATTAATGGAAACTAATTTCAAAGGCAGCcattttacttggtggaatggtagaggaGGTTCAGACTACATATTTGAGAGATTGGATAGATTTTTCATTAGTCAGCATTCCCAGCAGTGGTTTGCACATGTCGAAGTGGAACATCTCTCAAGAACAGGCTCAGATCATGCTCCTTTACTCATATCTTTGGGAGAACAAAGCCAAAAATTTATCAGACCATTTAGATTTCTGAAGTTTTGTACTGAACATCAAGATTTCTTGAATATA CTGATTATTAGAGACGAAATTGTAAGGATCAAAGGAGATTTATTTGAAGATGATCCTTCACCTTTGAATATAATTGTGCTTCAACAAGCCCAGGTTGAACTCAAGAAATACTTGCAGTTTGAGGAGGAATTCTGGAGGCAGAAGGCTAATGTTACTTGGTTTGCTGAAGGAGATAGAAACACTTGA